A part of Gramella sp. MAR_2010_147 genomic DNA contains:
- a CDS encoding FAD/NAD(P)-binding oxidoreductase has product MEHIVIIGNGISGITAARHIRKLSDHRITVISGESDYFFSRTALMYVYMGHMKWDHLQPYENWFWEKNRIELKKAWVEQIDFDKKKLRFSSGEPLGYDKLVIATGSIYNKFGWEGEELDGVQGLVTKQDLIELEENTAFTKKAVIIGGGLIGVELAEMLRTRNIEVTFLVREEAFWSNVLPLPEAKMISEHISSHGVDLRHHTELEKIIPDEDGRVKAVRTKGGEEIECQLVGLCAGVRPNIDFLKDSDLETDKGILVNEFLETNIPEVYAIGDCAQQRTAIGLRKPVEAVWYTGRIMGETLAKTLTGDRTAYQPGNWFNSAKFFDIEYQTYGWVWAKPKENEQHFHWRHETDLKAITISYNTETNEFLGINTFGIRMRQEIFDLWLNENRKIDHVLANLKLANFDPEFYDSHEKEIFESFKNNLQETK; this is encoded by the coding sequence ATGGAGCATATTGTTATAATTGGAAACGGAATTTCGGGGATTACTGCGGCAAGGCACATCCGGAAACTTTCCGATCACAGGATCACTGTGATTTCAGGCGAATCTGACTATTTTTTTTCCCGTACTGCACTAATGTATGTGTATATGGGGCACATGAAATGGGATCATTTACAACCTTATGAGAACTGGTTTTGGGAAAAGAACAGGATAGAATTAAAAAAAGCCTGGGTAGAGCAGATCGATTTTGATAAAAAGAAACTTCGTTTTTCATCTGGTGAGCCTCTGGGGTATGATAAGTTGGTGATCGCAACAGGTTCTATTTATAATAAATTTGGTTGGGAAGGAGAAGAGCTGGACGGAGTTCAGGGCCTGGTTACTAAACAGGATCTTATTGAGCTTGAAGAGAATACTGCTTTCACAAAAAAAGCAGTGATCATTGGTGGTGGTTTGATTGGGGTAGAGCTGGCTGAAATGCTTAGAACACGAAATATAGAGGTGACGTTCCTGGTGCGGGAAGAGGCATTTTGGAGTAATGTATTACCGTTGCCGGAAGCTAAAATGATCTCGGAACATATTTCTTCCCATGGTGTAGATCTTAGACACCATACAGAGCTGGAAAAAATAATTCCAGATGAAGATGGAAGGGTAAAAGCGGTAAGAACTAAAGGCGGAGAAGAGATAGAATGCCAATTGGTGGGACTTTGTGCAGGAGTAAGGCCTAATATAGATTTCCTGAAAGATTCTGATCTTGAAACCGATAAGGGCATTTTGGTCAACGAATTTTTAGAGACTAATATCCCTGAGGTATATGCTATTGGAGACTGTGCGCAACAAAGAACTGCCATCGGTTTAAGAAAACCTGTTGAGGCGGTGTGGTATACAGGAAGGATCATGGGTGAGACGCTTGCAAAGACTTTAACAGGAGATCGAACTGCGTATCAACCCGGGAATTGGTTTAATTCGGCGAAATTCTTTGATATAGAATATCAAACTTATGGTTGGGTTTGGGCTAAACCTAAAGAAAACGAGCAACATTTTCACTGGAGGCATGAAACAGATCTAAAGGCAATCACGATCTCATACAATACTGAGACCAATGAGTTTTTGGGTATAAATACTTTCGGAATTCGAATGAGACAGGAAATTTTTGACTTATGGTTAAATGAGAATCGAAAAATAGACCATGTTCTGGCAAATTTGAAACTCGCCAATTTTGATCCTGAATTTTACGATTCCCACGAAAAGGAAATTTTTGAAAGTTTTAAAAATAATCTACAAGAAACTAAGTAA
- a CDS encoding DUF547 domain-containing protein, with amino-acid sequence MKKLFLSFAILISGACMFASCNLISSAGLNSKGLPTPDASEQTSSDVDQVMDHKIWDDLLQKHVSASGMVDYKGFKNDREKLDKYLKMLSAQEPTNDWGANELLAYYINLYNAYTVDLILRNYPVKSIKDIDSPWTSEFVKVGDTEISLGGIENSVLRKMNEPRIHFAINCASISCPKLLNEAYTANKIEEQLERVTKEFINSDKNEISKNSAKLSSIFDWYKKDFKENGTVIDYVNQYSNTKISSGTSITYKDYNWDLNEAK; translated from the coding sequence ATGAAAAAGTTATTTTTAAGTTTTGCAATTCTAATATCAGGAGCATGTATGTTTGCTTCCTGTAATCTTATTTCCAGCGCGGGCCTGAACAGTAAAGGTTTGCCAACCCCGGATGCTTCTGAACAAACTTCATCTGATGTGGATCAAGTTATGGATCACAAGATATGGGATGATTTGCTTCAAAAACACGTAAGTGCAAGCGGAATGGTGGATTATAAAGGTTTTAAGAATGACCGTGAAAAACTGGACAAATATTTAAAAATGTTGTCTGCACAAGAACCTACGAATGACTGGGGAGCAAATGAATTACTTGCTTACTACATCAATCTTTACAATGCTTATACGGTAGATCTTATTCTAAGAAATTATCCGGTAAAGAGCATTAAAGATATAGATAGTCCCTGGACTAGCGAATTCGTGAAAGTAGGCGATACTGAAATTTCTCTTGGAGGCATTGAAAACAGCGTGCTAAGAAAAATGAACGAACCTCGTATTCATTTTGCGATCAATTGCGCCTCTATCTCGTGCCCAAAACTTCTGAATGAAGCTTATACTGCAAATAAGATTGAGGAACAATTAGAAAGAGTAACCAAAGAATTTATCAATTCTGATAAAAATGAGATCTCAAAAAATTCAGCTAAATTATCTTCAATTTTCGACTGGTATAAAAAAGATTTTAAAGAAAATGGAACCGTAATAGATTATGTAAACCAGTATTCAAATACAAAGATAAGTTCAGGAACCTCTATCACGTATAAAGATTACAACTGGGACCTGAACGAGGCTAAATAA
- the arsM gene encoding arsenosugar biosynthesis arsenite methyltransferase ArsM translates to MSYLETTKDVYRDAALTPDVGLCCTTNPIWELPGLKIPKIMQEMNYGCGTTVHARDLTNDPRILYVGVGGGMELLQFAYFSRQKSGVVGIDVVDEMLEASRKNFKEAEELNPWFKSEFVDLKKGDATELPVEDNSIDVAAQNCLFNIFKTEELTKALKEMYRVLKPHGKLVMSDPTCEQEMNEELRNDERLRALCLSGSLSIKDYVKALTDAGFGTIEIRARKPYRILDPKNYPTDELVYIESIEVAAIKDPMPEDGPCIFTGKAAIYYGEGDHFDDKKGHILLKNQPLAICDKTANALAVLGRDDIYISESTFHYDGGGCC, encoded by the coding sequence ATGAGCTATTTAGAAACTACTAAAGATGTATACAGAGACGCGGCATTAACTCCAGATGTTGGATTATGCTGTACTACCAATCCTATTTGGGAATTACCGGGCTTAAAGATTCCTAAGATCATGCAGGAGATGAACTATGGCTGTGGGACTACCGTGCATGCAAGAGATCTCACTAACGATCCCCGAATTCTCTATGTAGGTGTAGGTGGAGGAATGGAATTACTTCAATTCGCTTATTTCTCCAGACAAAAATCAGGGGTTGTAGGGATAGATGTAGTAGATGAAATGCTGGAAGCTTCCAGGAAGAATTTTAAAGAAGCAGAGGAATTGAACCCTTGGTTCAAATCTGAATTTGTTGATCTTAAAAAAGGAGATGCGACAGAACTTCCTGTGGAAGACAATTCTATTGATGTGGCAGCCCAAAATTGTCTTTTTAATATCTTCAAAACCGAAGAATTAACAAAGGCTTTAAAGGAAATGTATCGTGTTTTAAAACCTCACGGGAAGCTTGTGATGAGTGATCCTACCTGTGAGCAGGAGATGAATGAAGAATTGAGAAATGACGAAAGACTACGTGCACTATGCCTAAGTGGAAGCCTTTCTATTAAAGATTATGTAAAGGCGTTAACCGACGCAGGTTTTGGTACTATTGAAATTAGGGCAAGAAAACCATACAGAATCTTGGATCCAAAAAACTATCCAACCGATGAACTCGTATATATAGAATCTATAGAAGTTGCGGCAATCAAAGACCCTATGCCAGAGGATGGCCCCTGTATTTTTACAGGAAAGGCGGCCATTTATTATGGGGAAGGAGATCATTTTGATGATAAAAAAGGGCATATTCTATTAAAAAATCAACCACTGGCAATTTGTGATAAGACCGCAAATGCATTGGCAGTTTTAGGTCGTGATGATATTTATATCAGTGAGTCTACTTTTCATTATGATGGTGGTGGCTGCTGTTAA
- a CDS encoding glycosyltransferase family 2 protein has protein sequence MPPVIKVIIPAFNEAESISHVISEIPDIVEEVIVVSNNSTDDTGVNAEKAGATVLSESRKGYGYACLKGMDYISRQNQKTDIIVFLDGDYSDYPNELNKIIQPILEDDKDFVVGARVGKWREKGSMTFPQLFGNKLATTLMKLLFKSRFTDLGPFRAIKYEKLLQLNMEDKTYGWTVEMQLKALRQKLSYAEVPVHYRNRIGVSKVSGTIKGAIFAGVKILGWIFKYSFK, from the coding sequence GTGCCCCCAGTTATTAAGGTTATTATTCCAGCATTTAACGAAGCTGAATCTATTTCGCATGTTATTTCTGAAATTCCAGATATTGTAGAAGAAGTAATTGTTGTGAGCAATAATTCTACCGATGATACTGGAGTTAATGCTGAAAAGGCCGGAGCTACAGTGCTTTCAGAATCAAGAAAAGGTTATGGATATGCCTGCTTAAAAGGAATGGATTATATTTCCAGGCAAAACCAAAAAACTGATATTATCGTATTTCTGGATGGTGATTATAGTGATTACCCGAATGAGTTGAACAAAATTATTCAGCCCATATTAGAAGATGATAAAGATTTTGTAGTTGGAGCTAGAGTAGGTAAATGGAGAGAAAAAGGTTCCATGACATTCCCGCAGCTATTTGGAAACAAACTGGCTACCACCTTAATGAAATTGCTCTTCAAATCCAGGTTTACAGATCTTGGCCCATTCAGGGCAATTAAGTATGAAAAACTGCTTCAGCTTAATATGGAAGACAAAACTTATGGATGGACGGTTGAAATGCAACTCAAAGCTTTACGACAAAAACTAAGTTATGCAGAAGTCCCGGTTCATTACAGGAACAGGATTGGCGTGTCTAAAGTTTCAGGAACCATCAAAGGTGCTATCTTTGCAGGCGTAAAGATTCTAGGTTGGATTTTTAAATATAGTTTTAAATGA
- a CDS encoding TIGR04283 family arsenosugar biosynthesis glycosyltransferase: protein MISIIIPAYNEEQQLPGLLRHLEATSSGYVTEILIVDGGSTDGTAEIVQKSSNAKYVSSAKGRAVQMNTGARNAKADILYFLHADSLPPQNFDSLIVNELRKGKKAGCFQMKFDKNHWWLNLMGQFTKVNHITCRGGDQSLFVEKCLFNEIGGFNESYKVYEDNEIIRRLYKKKQFTVIKSWITTSARLYETMGVWNTQWLFIEIYWKRRRGASPEELYSHYYKRLSS, encoded by the coding sequence ATGATCAGTATTATTATTCCGGCATATAATGAAGAACAACAGCTTCCAGGCCTGCTAAGACACCTGGAAGCAACTTCTTCAGGGTATGTGACTGAAATATTGATCGTGGACGGCGGAAGTACCGATGGAACTGCTGAAATTGTACAAAAATCCAGCAATGCTAAATATGTGTCTTCAGCAAAAGGCAGGGCTGTTCAAATGAACACCGGAGCCCGGAACGCTAAAGCCGATATTCTTTATTTTTTACATGCCGATAGCTTACCGCCACAAAATTTTGATTCGCTAATTGTAAATGAATTGAGAAAAGGGAAGAAGGCGGGCTGTTTTCAAATGAAATTTGATAAAAATCACTGGTGGCTTAATTTAATGGGACAGTTTACGAAAGTGAATCATATTACCTGCAGAGGGGGTGATCAATCCCTGTTTGTTGAAAAATGCCTTTTTAATGAAATTGGTGGATTTAATGAATCTTATAAGGTTTATGAAGACAATGAAATTATTAGAAGACTTTATAAAAAGAAACAGTTTACGGTTATTAAAAGTTGGATAACAACCTCTGCAAGACTCTACGAAACAATGGGAGTTTGGAATACACAGTGGCTTTTTATTGAGATTTACTGGAAAAGGAGACGTGGAGCTTCACCTGAAGAACTCTACAGCCACTACTACAAAAGGCTTAGTTCCTGA
- a CDS encoding glycoside hydrolase, which yields MSSNSRLPYATMIILTITFLMLSCQAEIPSRKINGISLVASRDSLNPAQINQLTRVNANAIALMPYAFMGNKKEPELIYNIERQWFGERAEGIEQAILLLKEQDLRIMMKPHIWLRNGDFTGDLQFSTEAEWERFETSYKKYIMLYAKISEKHHIEILCIGTELYHFVSSRPEFWKELISDIRKIYKGKLVYAENWDKVDLVNIWDDLDFIGVDAYFPLSEKVSPSEDEIRNGWQKHKSMLKSLSSKHEKPILFTEYGYRNIDYALKEPWNSNRDISGTNHGLQARALQVLYEEFWTQSWFAGGYIWKWHQHEDSGGLENDRFTPQNKPAENIVKEYYQKFRN from the coding sequence ATGTCTAGCAATTCAAGATTACCATACGCAACAATGATCATTTTAACGATCACGTTCCTGATGTTGTCGTGCCAGGCAGAGATTCCTTCCAGGAAAATCAACGGAATAAGTCTCGTAGCATCCAGAGACAGTCTAAATCCAGCTCAAATAAACCAACTTACCAGGGTTAATGCTAACGCTATTGCTCTAATGCCGTATGCGTTTATGGGCAATAAAAAAGAGCCGGAACTCATTTATAATATCGAAAGACAATGGTTTGGAGAAAGAGCAGAGGGCATAGAACAGGCTATTTTACTTTTAAAGGAACAGGATTTGAGAATCATGATGAAGCCCCATATCTGGTTGAGAAATGGAGATTTTACCGGTGATCTTCAATTTTCTACAGAAGCTGAATGGGAAAGATTTGAGACGTCCTATAAAAAATACATTATGCTCTATGCAAAAATCTCAGAAAAGCATCATATTGAGATTCTATGTATTGGAACGGAATTATACCATTTTGTAAGTTCCAGGCCTGAATTCTGGAAAGAACTTATTAGTGATATACGAAAGATTTACAAAGGGAAACTGGTATACGCAGAGAACTGGGATAAAGTAGATCTGGTAAATATATGGGATGATCTGGATTTCATTGGAGTTGATGCCTATTTTCCTTTAAGCGAAAAGGTTTCTCCTTCTGAAGATGAAATCAGAAATGGATGGCAGAAGCATAAAAGTATGCTTAAAAGTCTTTCTTCTAAACATGAAAAACCGATACTTTTTACAGAATACGGATACAGAAATATAGACTATGCGTTAAAAGAACCCTGGAATTCGAATAGAGATATTTCAGGAACAAATCATGGTTTACAAGCGAGAGCCCTGCAAGTTTTATATGAAGAATTTTGGACTCAAAGCTGGTTTGCCGGCGGTTATATTTGGAAATGGCACCAACATGAGGATTCTGGCGGATTAGAAAATGATCGTTTTACTCCTCAAAATAAACCTGCTGAAAATATAGTAAAAGAATACTATCAAAAATTCAGGAACTAA
- a CDS encoding 4Fe-4S dicluster domain-containing protein, with translation MSRIEHNMALTGDAPASINTQQKLATFLGMSGLIILLLASFNLNFPNKTLWLSISLISIFAGIVWFAKAAYTGKHPGIKNDGVWFKSMTNRGYLAWLAGISLTGFYVVLYFYPQFIGLRAEGDNVGLIALFDPLSKLLSGNPASQWFVYGTLYTIAITAFGVKFLYKYRHNRYERLRTFSVMFFQTSFAFLIPEFMARLNGKGFSLPYYDLKNIWPLNYYNFEQYRVDDFISAGTIGIALLLFGIVSIFIITPILTYKYGKRWYCSWVCGCGGLAETAGDPYRHLSDKSQFAWKVERWVVHSVLVFVVLMTTAVIYSYLGEDASKYWLTRDVFLIGVGIFLTLLFAGIWYFKREELEKDARYGAIGYLVIILALIGFHYFSGTNLFLFNAESLRASYGFLIGAIFSGVIGTGFYPIFGNRVWCRFGCPMAAILGMQQRLFSKFRITTNGGQCISCGNCSTYCEMGIDVRAYAQKGENIVRSSCVGCGICSAVCPRGVLKLENGSRDNRISSEDGILGDNVDLLDLINQKTK, from the coding sequence ATGAGCAGAATAGAACATAATATGGCGCTTACCGGAGATGCCCCGGCATCTATTAATACACAACAAAAACTAGCCACTTTTTTAGGAATGTCGGGCCTTATAATTCTTTTGCTAGCAAGTTTTAATTTAAATTTCCCGAATAAAACATTGTGGTTAAGTATCTCATTAATTTCGATTTTTGCCGGGATCGTATGGTTTGCGAAGGCGGCATATACAGGTAAACATCCTGGTATTAAGAACGATGGTGTCTGGTTTAAATCGATGACAAATAGAGGTTACCTGGCCTGGCTTGCCGGTATATCCCTTACAGGGTTTTATGTTGTTCTTTACTTCTATCCGCAGTTTATAGGGCTGCGTGCCGAAGGTGATAATGTAGGTTTAATTGCCTTATTTGATCCTTTAAGTAAATTATTAAGCGGTAATCCAGCCAGTCAGTGGTTTGTTTATGGAACTTTATATACCATTGCAATTACCGCATTTGGTGTAAAATTTCTCTATAAATACCGGCATAATCGCTATGAAAGGCTCAGAACCTTTTCAGTGATGTTTTTCCAGACATCTTTTGCCTTCCTAATTCCTGAATTTATGGCCAGGTTAAACGGAAAAGGCTTTTCCCTGCCCTATTATGACCTTAAGAATATCTGGCCGCTCAATTATTATAATTTTGAACAATATAGGGTAGACGATTTTATTTCTGCCGGAACTATTGGCATTGCTTTATTGCTCTTCGGAATAGTTTCTATCTTTATCATCACTCCAATTTTAACTTATAAATATGGAAAACGCTGGTACTGTAGCTGGGTTTGTGGTTGTGGTGGATTAGCCGAAACAGCCGGGGATCCTTATAGACATTTATCAGATAAAAGTCAGTTTGCCTGGAAAGTAGAAAGATGGGTTGTGCATAGTGTACTGGTTTTTGTAGTCTTAATGACCACAGCGGTTATCTATTCTTATTTAGGTGAAGATGCTTCGAAATACTGGTTAACAAGAGATGTCTTTCTAATTGGAGTTGGGATTTTTCTAACCTTACTATTTGCCGGGATATGGTATTTTAAAAGAGAAGAACTTGAAAAAGACGCCAGGTATGGAGCGATAGGTTATCTGGTAATTATCCTTGCCCTGATAGGTTTCCACTATTTTAGCGGAACAAATTTATTCCTCTTTAATGCTGAAAGTTTAAGAGCATCCTACGGATTTCTTATAGGGGCAATATTTAGCGGAGTGATAGGAACCGGTTTTTACCCAATTTTCGGTAACAGAGTATGGTGTAGGTTTGGTTGCCCAATGGCGGCAATTCTGGGAATGCAACAGAGATTGTTCTCAAAATTCAGAATTACAACAAATGGAGGTCAATGTATTTCCTGTGGAAATTGTTCTACTTATTGTGAAATGGGAATAGATGTCAGGGCGTATGCGCAGAAGGGAGAGAATATCGTAAGATCAAGTTGTGTAGGTTGCGGAATTTGTTCAGCGGTTTGCCCTAGAGGAGTTTTAAAACTCGAAAACGGATCAAGGGATAACAGAATTAGTTCTGAAGATGGAATTTTAGGTGACAATGTGGATCTTTTGGACCTTATCAACCAAAAGACCAAATAA
- a CDS encoding purine-nucleoside phosphorylase, protein MTDRINESVDYLKSKGFGEPEVGIILGTGLGKLIGDVEVEVEASYNHIPYFPTATVEFHKGKLIFGTLQGKKVVVMQGRFHLYEGYSLFDVTYPVRVMKRLGMQKLLVSNASGAINLDFKEGELMLIDDHINLQGGSPLAFHGVEKLGERFVDMSQPYDATMNQIFEESAKNQNITLHKGVYASVVGPQLETRAEYRYLKIIGADAVGMSTVPEIIVANHLGIPVSAISVITDQGDPDNLEKVDIQNILANAARAEPDMVKLFKELLQKI, encoded by the coding sequence ATGACAGATAGAATAAACGAATCTGTAGATTATTTAAAATCTAAAGGCTTTGGAGAGCCTGAAGTTGGTATCATCCTGGGAACAGGCCTGGGAAAACTTATTGGCGATGTAGAGGTTGAGGTAGAAGCCAGTTACAACCATATCCCTTACTTTCCAACCGCAACGGTAGAATTCCATAAAGGAAAACTCATCTTTGGAACACTCCAGGGGAAAAAAGTGGTAGTAATGCAGGGAAGATTTCATCTTTATGAGGGCTATAGTCTTTTTGATGTAACTTATCCTGTAAGAGTAATGAAGCGTCTGGGGATGCAGAAATTACTGGTTTCAAATGCATCCGGAGCCATTAATCTTGATTTTAAAGAAGGTGAATTAATGCTGATCGATGATCATATTAACCTGCAGGGAGGATCACCATTGGCATTTCATGGAGTAGAAAAATTAGGTGAACGATTTGTAGACATGAGCCAGCCTTATGATGCTACCATGAACCAAATTTTTGAAGAATCTGCCAAAAACCAGAATATCACCTTACATAAGGGAGTATACGCTTCGGTTGTTGGACCGCAACTTGAAACCAGGGCAGAATATCGATATTTGAAAATTATCGGTGCAGACGCGGTAGGAATGAGTACGGTGCCGGAAATTATTGTGGCGAATCATTTGGGAATCCCGGTTTCTGCAATTTCAGTGATCACCGATCAGGGAGATCCCGATAATCTTGAAAAAGTGGATATTCAGAATATACTCGCCAACGCCGCCAGGGCAGAGCCAGATATGGTTAAACTATTTAAAGAATTACTTCAGAAAATATAA